The proteins below are encoded in one region of Bremerella sp. P1:
- a CDS encoding dihydrofolate reductase family protein, which translates to MRKIIYFVTASLDGFIARPNGAIDWLIQAEGNEDFGFSTFLESIDTVVQGRNTYEHVLTFGPYPYAEKKNFVFSRKMLQCQHAEVVRQPVSDFVRWIHSQPGKDVWVVGGGQLAASFLHVGAIDELKVFVQPIILGEGLPLVAHIGRDTRLKVKHSHTFGQGLVQIDYDVLR; encoded by the coding sequence GTGAGAAAGATTATCTACTTTGTTACGGCCAGCCTGGATGGATTCATCGCGCGGCCAAATGGAGCCATCGATTGGCTTATTCAAGCGGAAGGGAACGAGGACTTCGGATTCTCGACCTTCCTCGAGTCGATCGATACGGTCGTTCAGGGTCGAAATACCTACGAACACGTTTTAACCTTCGGTCCCTACCCCTACGCCGAGAAGAAGAACTTCGTCTTCTCACGCAAGATGTTGCAATGCCAGCACGCGGAAGTCGTTCGTCAGCCGGTGTCTGACTTCGTCCGCTGGATTCATTCGCAGCCCGGCAAAGATGTCTGGGTGGTAGGTGGCGGACAGTTAGCAGCGTCGTTTCTGCATGTTGGAGCGATCGACGAACTCAAGGTCTTTGTCCAACCCATTATTTTGGGTGAAGGCCTACCACTGGTCGCCCATATCGGTCGTGATACACGCCTGAAAGTGAAACACTCGCACACGTTTGGCCAGGGGCTCGTGCAGATCGACTACGACGTCTTGCGATAG
- a CDS encoding TolC family protein — protein sequence MAIGKLNVWQWSLVLAIPSIAGCVLPHSKPATYSEEIVPLDPAPISQAETKSEVQVVDHQEPFSVIKPAVLEPTNILPPEIAPADIPAFEVAQATKVPALPTVEGKGMTLAQLQDLALANNPTIRQISASAQAASDYRYQVGLSANPIVGYSGSQLADQNTDQHLVTVEREFVTAGKLDLNRNVLGHAVEAQKWDVESQRYRVLTDVRLAFLDALVAQRRMDVIDDFHGVVAKGAELAQKRFEAKEASQSDPLQAEIQLNEVEVLRQQAQFAWDAAWQEMAATAGVPDMQRSQLSGELNPQIGNLEWNAIYSDLLGNSPELQASYSRVNQARSNMTRQEVQHIPNIIAAIEAGHDNSTGSGMINVFVGAPIPVFNDNSGNVSAAYREYCRATHAVKRIEMSLKARLAGVAKEYDSALVAVERYEQQILPKAKKTLDLSEQAYAAGEFSFIQVLIVRRTYFNTNLQYIDALGELAKAHAKIDGLLLTGGLDEPTDFQGGDGLRGQTFSQQ from the coding sequence ATGGCGATCGGGAAGCTAAATGTTTGGCAATGGTCACTAGTCTTGGCAATTCCTTCCATTGCCGGCTGCGTGCTTCCCCATTCCAAACCAGCCACCTACTCGGAAGAGATTGTCCCGCTTGATCCGGCACCGATTTCCCAGGCCGAAACCAAGTCCGAGGTACAAGTCGTTGACCATCAAGAGCCGTTCTCGGTGATTAAGCCGGCGGTACTGGAACCAACTAACATCCTTCCTCCCGAGATCGCACCAGCGGATATCCCTGCATTTGAAGTGGCTCAAGCAACCAAGGTGCCCGCGCTTCCGACGGTCGAAGGAAAAGGCATGACGCTGGCGCAGCTGCAAGACTTGGCTCTGGCAAACAACCCCACCATCCGTCAGATTTCGGCATCGGCCCAGGCTGCTTCCGACTATCGCTATCAGGTTGGTCTGTCCGCCAATCCGATTGTCGGATATTCAGGAAGCCAGTTAGCCGATCAAAATACGGATCAACACCTGGTGACCGTGGAACGCGAGTTTGTCACTGCCGGCAAGTTAGACCTGAACCGCAATGTGCTCGGCCACGCCGTTGAAGCGCAGAAGTGGGATGTCGAGTCGCAACGATATCGTGTGCTTACCGACGTGCGTCTGGCGTTCCTGGATGCCTTGGTCGCCCAGCGCCGGATGGATGTGATCGACGACTTTCATGGTGTGGTCGCTAAAGGCGCCGAGCTTGCTCAAAAGCGGTTTGAAGCCAAAGAAGCTTCACAATCCGATCCGCTGCAAGCCGAGATTCAGTTGAACGAAGTCGAAGTCCTTCGACAGCAAGCTCAGTTTGCCTGGGATGCCGCCTGGCAAGAGATGGCCGCCACCGCTGGCGTACCGGACATGCAGCGTAGTCAGCTATCCGGCGAGTTGAACCCTCAGATCGGTAACCTCGAGTGGAATGCGATCTACAGCGACTTGCTGGGCAACAGTCCGGAACTGCAAGCCAGCTACAGCCGGGTAAACCAGGCCCGCTCGAATATGACCCGACAAGAGGTCCAACATATTCCCAATATCATTGCTGCCATCGAAGCGGGACACGACAACAGCACCGGCAGCGGGATGATCAATGTTTTCGTCGGTGCCCCGATTCCTGTCTTTAACGATAACAGTGGTAACGTTTCGGCCGCGTATCGCGAATACTGCCGAGCTACCCATGCCGTGAAGCGTATCGAGATGTCGCTGAAAGCCCGGTTGGCTGGCGTCGCCAAGGAATACGACTCGGCCTTGGTCGCAGTCGAACGCTACGAACAACAAATCTTGCCGAAGGCAAAAAAGACGCTCGACCTGTCAGAACAAGCCTATGCGGCCGGCGAGTTTTCTTTCATTCAGGTTCTGATTGTCCGGCGAACGTACTTCAACACAAATCTTCAGTACATCGATGCCTTGGGTGAACTTGCCAAAGCGCATGCCAAGATCGACGGACTGCTTCTCACCGGCGGTTTGGACGAGCCCACCGACTTCCAAGGTGGCGACGGGCTGCGTGGTCAGACGTTTAGCCAGCAGTAG
- a CDS encoding Gfo/Idh/MocA family protein produces MTNLTRRQFTTATAAAVTTLAAGVHAAEPTRGNKIKVGQIGTSHAHASGKMDAMRSMSDTYEVVGLADVDLDLAKSATQRKSYEGLKVMSIEQLLNTPGLQAVAVETEVRQLVPTARKCIEAGMHIHLDKPAGESLSAFRELCEAADAKKRTIQMGYMLRYNPAFELLFQAAREGWLGEIYEIDAMMGKLASPGLRKDLAQYEGGGMFELACHLIDAVVTILGKPDEVIAFTKRTQAPQDTFADNQLAVLDYPKATATVRCNHLDPFGFPRRRFQVAGSGGALEIKQLESGEVDLSLTEAYGQFKKGTQHLSLKRQGGRYDGEFTDLAKVIRGEKQLAWDRQHDLAVHEVVLKASGMA; encoded by the coding sequence ATGACGAATCTCACCCGACGCCAATTCACCACGGCGACTGCCGCCGCCGTCACAACTCTCGCTGCTGGCGTGCATGCCGCCGAGCCGACAAGGGGCAACAAGATCAAGGTCGGGCAGATCGGTACCTCTCATGCCCATGCCTCGGGCAAAATGGACGCGATGCGGTCGATGTCCGATACGTATGAAGTGGTCGGGCTGGCAGACGTCGATCTCGATTTGGCCAAAAGTGCCACGCAGCGGAAGTCGTACGAAGGCCTGAAGGTGATGTCGATCGAGCAACTCTTGAACACACCAGGCCTACAAGCCGTTGCGGTCGAGACGGAAGTCAGGCAGTTGGTCCCCACCGCTAGAAAGTGTATCGAAGCCGGCATGCACATTCATTTGGATAAGCCGGCCGGGGAGTCGCTCTCGGCGTTTCGTGAACTATGCGAAGCCGCCGATGCGAAGAAGCGAACGATTCAAATGGGTTACATGCTGCGGTATAACCCAGCCTTCGAGCTTCTCTTTCAAGCAGCTCGCGAAGGATGGTTAGGCGAGATCTACGAGATTGACGCGATGATGGGCAAGCTGGCATCGCCTGGCCTGCGAAAGGATCTGGCCCAGTACGAAGGGGGTGGCATGTTTGAACTTGCTTGTCACTTGATCGACGCGGTCGTGACGATCCTGGGCAAGCCGGACGAAGTGATCGCCTTCACGAAACGAACCCAAGCACCCCAAGACACTTTCGCCGACAACCAGTTGGCAGTGCTCGATTATCCGAAAGCCACCGCCACGGTACGCTGCAATCACCTCGACCCATTCGGCTTTCCCCGCCGTCGATTCCAAGTTGCCGGCTCAGGTGGCGCGCTGGAGATCAAACAACTCGAATCGGGTGAAGTCGATCTTTCCCTGACCGAAGCCTACGGCCAGTTCAAGAAAGGAACGCAGCACCTCAGCCTGAAACGACAAGGCGGCCGCTACGACGGAGAGTTTACTGACCTGGCCAAAGTCATCCGCGGCGAGAAACAACTTGCTTGGGATCGCCAACATGACCTGGCCGTGCATGAGGTCGTGCTGAAAGCCTCAGGCATGGCTTAG
- a CDS encoding cupin domain-containing protein, producing the protein MFRSILTLAVGIFLGTAGVLVAQHQAKQTIIPISAQDIVEKLEGHDAKVSVVEVQLDPLGEGMPHRHPGPVFGYVLEGKYELGIDDQPTKVFEQGETFYEPTGCLHRVGKNPQTAGKTRVIAVVVHPRDAKQLAIPEPMNKP; encoded by the coding sequence ATGTTTCGCAGCATTCTTACTCTGGCCGTCGGCATCTTTTTGGGTACTGCCGGCGTCTTAGTTGCCCAGCACCAAGCCAAGCAGACGATCATTCCCATTTCGGCGCAAGATATTGTCGAGAAACTGGAAGGGCACGATGCGAAGGTTTCGGTGGTCGAAGTCCAACTTGATCCCCTGGGTGAAGGGATGCCGCATCGACACCCGGGCCCTGTCTTTGGCTACGTACTGGAAGGAAAGTACGAATTGGGGATCGATGATCAACCCACGAAAGTCTTTGAGCAGGGAGAAACATTCTACGAGCCAACAGGGTGCCTACATCGTGTAGGTAAGAACCCCCAGACGGCCGGCAAAACACGTGTAATTGCCGTGGTAGTTCATCCGCGTGATGCAAAGCAACTGGCGATTCCCGAACCGATGAACAAGCCCTAG
- a CDS encoding MauE/DoxX family redox-associated membrane protein, translating into MQPTRDRNVFFAEVFLRIALAASFLSAVADRFGMWGAPGEPGVAWGTWNPFVEYVALLNWFAPVALHAPLGWVATIAEVIIAIGLLIGWKLRWFALASGALLMVFAVTMTIATGIKSPLDYSVFTAAAASFLLAAIPTSSPAD; encoded by the coding sequence ATGCAACCGACGCGCGATCGTAACGTATTCTTTGCGGAAGTCTTTCTCCGAATAGCATTGGCCGCCTCGTTTCTCTCAGCCGTGGCCGACCGATTCGGCATGTGGGGCGCACCGGGTGAGCCAGGTGTTGCCTGGGGGACGTGGAACCCGTTTGTCGAATATGTGGCACTACTGAACTGGTTCGCTCCAGTGGCGCTTCACGCGCCGCTAGGCTGGGTCGCGACGATCGCCGAAGTGATCATCGCAATCGGACTTCTCATCGGATGGAAGCTTCGCTGGTTCGCCCTGGCATCAGGGGCACTGCTTATGGTGTTTGCAGTGACCATGACCATTGCGACCGGAATCAAGTCGCCGCTGGATTACTCGGTCTTCACCGCCGCGGCGGCTTCGTTCTTATTGGCTGCGATTCCAACGAGTTCTCCAGCGGATTAG
- a CDS encoding sulfatase-like hydrolase/transferase yields the protein MTGPLRSILLVLILASASWAEETSRPNILLVLTDDQGWTTLGCYGGKIVPTPNLDQLANSGVRFTDAYVTSQCTPTRATLLSGQYTARNRMWHVIPWYGCPWARVEEVPFVEQLARDQPTIAAQLRQAGYVTGIAGKWHLNNGVDGNYNALNPENASHFGFDFVATAVPKKQFDPGGDRGVDWLTDQTLQFVEQNRQGPWFFYLSHHMIHGKVVAPKELEEKYLQQGYTDEGPNRAVYLAGLEAIDHSIGKLIAGLKKLGEYEDTVIIFLSDNGGIDWRLDHRNLQKPHPDTPKLAVDIYEYDNAPLRAGKGSIYEGGVRVPLIMSWPKKWPAGKVIHTPVHAVDLAPTCFQLAGHKPVEDQALDGFDLSELITKGTDPSFTDRPIYQYSPIYDLNWGLTPCASIRVGDFKLIEMFGDRFDSEHQYVLGHRIELYDLKKDLGEQNDLVETKPEVRNKLHRQLRDWMRAMDVPAPRLNSHYEPARAFETTRVKTEWVVAP from the coding sequence ATGACTGGTCCCCTTCGATCGATTCTCCTGGTCTTAATACTTGCTTCGGCCAGTTGGGCGGAGGAGACTTCCAGGCCCAATATCCTGCTCGTTCTAACCGATGACCAAGGCTGGACGACGCTAGGGTGTTACGGCGGCAAAATCGTACCGACACCAAATCTCGATCAGCTCGCCAACTCAGGCGTTCGTTTCACCGATGCCTACGTAACTTCGCAGTGCACGCCAACTCGAGCGACGCTTCTTTCGGGGCAGTACACGGCCCGCAATCGCATGTGGCATGTGATTCCTTGGTATGGTTGCCCGTGGGCACGTGTCGAGGAAGTTCCGTTTGTCGAACAACTGGCCCGCGATCAACCGACGATCGCAGCACAGCTGCGGCAAGCCGGCTACGTAACGGGCATCGCAGGTAAGTGGCACTTGAACAATGGCGTCGATGGAAACTACAACGCGTTGAATCCGGAGAACGCCTCGCACTTTGGATTTGATTTCGTTGCTACGGCCGTTCCAAAAAAGCAGTTTGATCCAGGCGGTGATCGTGGAGTCGATTGGCTGACCGATCAGACGCTTCAGTTTGTCGAACAGAATCGACAGGGCCCGTGGTTCTTCTACCTGTCGCATCACATGATTCACGGCAAGGTAGTAGCCCCTAAAGAGCTGGAAGAAAAGTATCTCCAACAAGGCTACACCGACGAGGGACCTAATCGGGCCGTTTACCTGGCGGGTCTTGAAGCGATTGATCATTCGATCGGTAAGTTGATCGCAGGACTGAAAAAACTAGGTGAATACGAAGACACGGTCATCATCTTCCTAAGTGATAACGGCGGTATTGACTGGCGGTTGGATCATCGCAACTTGCAGAAGCCTCACCCGGACACACCGAAGCTGGCCGTTGATATCTACGAGTATGACAATGCCCCGCTCCGCGCCGGCAAAGGTTCGATCTATGAAGGAGGCGTGCGCGTTCCCCTAATCATGAGCTGGCCAAAAAAGTGGCCGGCCGGCAAAGTGATTCACACGCCGGTGCATGCCGTCGACCTGGCACCGACTTGCTTTCAACTAGCAGGGCACAAGCCTGTGGAAGACCAAGCGCTTGATGGCTTCGACTTAAGTGAACTCATCACGAAAGGTACCGACCCGAGTTTCACGGATCGACCGATCTACCAGTACAGTCCGATCTACGATTTGAACTGGGGCCTGACGCCGTGCGCGTCGATTCGCGTGGGAGACTTCAAGCTAATTGAAATGTTTGGCGATCGCTTCGATTCCGAGCATCAATATGTGCTCGGTCATCGAATCGAGCTGTATGACCTGAAGAAGGATCTAGGCGAGCAAAACGACCTTGTCGAAACGAAGCCAGAGGTGCGCAACAAACTGCATCGACAGCTTCGCGATTGGATGCGAGCGATGGACGTGCCAGCGCCACGATTAAACTCGCATTACGAACCCGCCCGGGCATTTGAAACGACGCGTGTTAAGACGGAGTGGGTAGTTGCTCCTTAA